The genomic stretch atgttgataGCTTGAATTAGCATGTTTGTCAAGCcaatgtaaataattaattactaaaaTCAATAGCTCTAATTCTAAACCGAACCAATATACCCCAGTATTTTGATTTCTTCtatatgttttaatgttaattaaagtaTCACAtggttagcttagcaacatgttaatatCGGACTCTATTGAAATCTATAGTCAGTCAAATCTCCCATGCGTGTTTGTAAGAAGAGTGCTGCAAATTGTAACTTATGAGGTTCCGTTACACTTAGGATGCTGCTTTAGCTGTCAGCAGACACAAGGCAGCTCACCAgcttttggaacagagccatgGTTGTTGCTGTCTGGCTGAACAAAAACTCATTCTTTTTTCTTGCACATGCAGGGCTCAAAGAATCCCTTTCAGAGATGATCCTCTGCAGTCAGATGAGTTTCGCAGTGCTGTACTGCATACTGTGGCTCGCCGCGCCTGCCGTCCTGCGCTCTGAATTCAAGGTGGCCTACGTGACCGAGCGCAGTGTGTACATGTGCACATGTGCGCAGGATCTAAGCTTCTGTGAGAAGATGAACTCCAGTGAATGCAACAACTGCAAGGACCAATCATCAGTGCTGCAGAGGGCCGAGAGCCCGGTTCAAAAAAAGCGTCTGACGGTGTGGTACACCTCGCCTCTTAATGTGGCCCTCCTGCTGAACAACTCTGAGGTGCGGCACCTGTCGCTGGTCCAGTGCAAGCCCTCTGATGACCAGCCCGTCCCGTTTGAATACTTCACAGTGCAGCGTTTGGAGACTCTAACGGTCACCTCCCCGTTCTGGAAGCCTGGACAGAgttatgacgtcatcataggcAAGGACAGGGACGCCCCGTATCAAGAGGAGGCGAGAATCGCTGTCATTCATACCTCTGTGTTGACGGGGAAAACAGAGGTGAAGTCGTACACCGTCCAAACCAAAGTGGATCGCAGTGGCATGATGTCCTTCCCAGAAGTTTTTATGTCTCGCATCACGCTTTCGGAAATGTCCAGGATATTTGTCACTTTTCTGTACTGAGAGAGGCATTCTTCCACAGTTGCACCATGTGGAATTTAAACTCATCATTGTAGATGTAACAGTTGTTGTTGTCACTATAACACAAATAGCTGTTGTGCATAATTAGTAATGTATATACaatagtggccaaaagtgatgtccagaggggatatttgtttttaatgaccctacaagtttgattaggaaaatgttatatttttaaaataaaaataaattatttacaaataaaacaattgactccaagcacaactatgtgatatgcttacaaaatctttaacaaattttgaataatatttgaataaagggtgaagatgtcagttTTCCTAGGCCAGaaatcacttttggccactactgtacataatatatacaattttatatacTTATTACACATACATTTCAAACAACAATACCTTACTTTTAGAATCAAACATTATTATGATACAAAACTAGACCAAAGTAAGGACAAATTTATTTTCTGAGGATTGTATAGGCTTTGCACATTTTGTGACTTGCACATGCGCTGTTGTTTTACTGAGGATTTAATTCTCTTAAGATGAtttgtatttacaataattttgaaatagaataatattataattttttaaaaatgtatttatataaataaaaaatgccaAAGAATTGTGTGCTGCTGTTGTGCAAGATTCTGCTGCCCTGCAGAGTCGTAGCCTATCATTTGTAATCTGTTCAAATCCAACCCTCTTTGGAAAAATGTGTCTCTGGCGACATTTCAGCAAAATGCTATTACATTGCTTCTTGCATGTTTTGCGACACATTCAAGGTGATGTCGTCCGGTGAGTGGGGCTAACAGCGTGTTTAGTTTGATCAGAATCAAATGTAAGTTGCAATGTTTTATTACGCTGGTTGCTGTATAACGCGGCAGTTCGGAAATGAAATGTctggtgagtggcgctaaaaggttaatgctttctcgtttaaaaaaataacacttgaccctaccctaaacctaaAGCAAACGCGAAATACAAATACATGTGCTGAAGCAACCGTGCCATTTTAGCTTAGTctttaagctgttttattgtGACTCGTGTTTCACGGGACTTGTACCGCTGCGCTCCACACCCCAAGTGcagtgctgtaccaggtgagctgcTGAAAAAATTTATTGTGTTAGAAAAGCCATACATATGGAGATGGTGatgtgatgcaaatgtcaaaAGGTATTAGTTTATAAATCATACACTATCATGACTCAAGCCATTGTTcagatgttttatttcaagacatttatCAGGTTTTTATCCTTAAAACACTTATGCATCTCATCCTAAGCCTCCATTGCAAATTCCAAACCATCATTTTAGAACTAGTGAATGGAGGAACTGAGGTTTAAGCTATTGATATGACTAAGGCTGttatagagagagaaagagagagattagAGTTCACTTTCGGAGTGGAACTTCGACACTGTTTGCAAATTACAATTGGAAGTGAGTATCCCTATGCCCTACTCACTCTGAAGGGCAGAACATGGCCATTCAGTTGTTCACTTTTGTTTGGAATGCTCCTAGAAATGGCATCCCCTTTACGAAGTGCCCTTCAAGGGTGCAAAAACGCCATTTGGAATTCACTATGTGTCTTGGGGCCCTATCATTCACCCAGTGCAATGTGGTGCAAGGTGtaacgcaagtgttttttgctagtttcagcccgacgcagttatcattttcacatccagtgccacgttgtttaaatagcaaatgttcgcccatgggcgagctggtctgaaaa from Ctenopharyngodon idella isolate HZGC_01 chromosome 13, HZGC01, whole genome shotgun sequence encodes the following:
- the si:ch73-52p7.1 gene encoding uncharacterized protein si:ch73-52p7.1, coding for MILCSQMSFAVLYCILWLAAPAVLRSEFKVAYVTERSVYMCTCAQDLSFCEKMNSSECNNCKDQSSVLQRAESPVQKKRLTVWYTSPLNVALLLNNSEVRHLSLVQCKPSDDQPVPFEYFTVQRLETLTVTSPFWKPGQSYDVIIGKDRDAPYQEEARIAVIHTSVLTGKTEVKSYTVQTKVDRSGMMSFPEVFMSRITLSEMSRIFVTFLY